The proteins below come from a single bacterium BMS3Abin14 genomic window:
- a CDS encoding heavy-metal-associated domain protein: MKRSLSGVEGVKEVDVSLKEKKAWVTVDESVTEEVLEKAVEESGFKGKVIQREPAAGS; this comes from the coding sequence GTGAAACGGTCCCTGTCAGGGGTCGAGGGCGTAAAAGAGGTGGATGTCTCACTCAAGGAAAAGAAGGCGTGGGTGACTGTGGATGAAAGCGTTACTGAAGAGGTTCTGGAAAAGGCCGTCGAGGAAAGCGGGTTCAAGGGAAAGGTCATCCAGAGAGAGCCGGCTGCGGGAAGTTAG
- a CDS encoding merT mercuric transport protein, giving the protein MNTVNENRVVLRKENLSSFGSIVAALLAASCCIGPVIFIIFGTSVGFLSKFAALSPFRPYMLGAAFLMLGYSFWKLYLKKADCSCEADFRTRRIARMIFWTAAVAMIISVSYLKVVAWFAG; this is encoded by the coding sequence ATGAACACCGTAAACGAGAACAGGGTGGTCCTGAGAAAAGAAAACCTGTCCAGTTTCGGATCCATTGTTGCCGCCCTGTTGGCAGCGTCCTGCTGCATAGGGCCTGTTATCTTTATTATCTTCGGGACATCCGTCGGGTTTTTGAGCAAGTTCGCGGCACTTAGCCCATTCAGGCCGTATATGCTGGGCGCTGCTTTCCTGATGCTGGGGTACTCCTTCTGGAAGCTTTACCTGAAGAAAGCGGACTGCAGCTGCGAAGCGGATTTTCGCACAAGGAGGATCGCCAGGATGATCTTCTGGACGGCGGCGGTGGCCATGATTATTTCTGTCTCTTACCTGAAAGTCGTCGCATGGTTTGCGGGGTAG
- a CDS encoding glutaredoxin — MAGKRKIEIFSAGCPACDEAVSLVQEMECPSCDVSILDMNEPEIAKRARVLGVRSVPAIIVDGQLAGCCTGRGPSRDELKAAGIGKPIK; from the coding sequence ATGGCTGGAAAAAGAAAAATCGAGATTTTCAGTGCCGGGTGTCCGGCCTGTGATGAGGCGGTCAGTCTGGTTCAGGAGATGGAATGTCCTTCCTGCGATGTTTCGATCCTGGACATGAATGAACCTGAGATAGCAAAGAGGGCCAGAGTGCTTGGTGTCCGTTCGGTACCGGCCATCATTGTTGACGGACAATTGGCAGGCTGCTGCACTGGCAGAGGACCGTCAAGAGACGAGTTGAAGGCGGCGGGAATTGGAAAGCCCATAAAATGA